One Rhizobiales bacterium GAS188 DNA window includes the following coding sequences:
- a CDS encoding dimethylglycine dehydrogenase gives MKSHAQVAVIGGGVVGVSVLYHLTKAGWKDVVLIERAELTSGSTWHAAGGMHTVNGDPNVAKLQQYTIGLYKEIEEISGQSCGVHITGGLMLAGTQERLDWLKMTQARGRYLGMHLDFVSMHEAEKLMPLMDKRHFVGALYDPIEGHVDPSGVTHAYAKSAQIGGAEIYRQTRVTDLVPHADGSWEVITEKGNIRAEHVVNAGGLWAREVGRMAGLELPILAMEHQYLITEDMPEIKPGAKEQLHVIDFEGEIYMRQERGGMLMGTYERAGAPWSETVTPWDFGQDLLPNDLDRIAPSLEIGFEHFPAIGRAGIKRVINGPFTFAPDGNPLIGPVRGLRNFWVACGVMAGFSQGGGVGLALASWMTEGDPGADIWGMDVARYGDFATLAYTNAKVRENYSRRFRIRFPNEELEAARPFRTTPIYDALKARNAVFGEYWGLEHALWFAPPGTEPKEEITFKRSNAHPHVAAEVKAVRQDVGLIEISNYGKFEVTGPAAESWLSRIMANRVPEIGRLTLTPMLNDRGKLIGDFTMCRPAKERFLLIGTYAAENHYRRWFERHLPPTGVTLRPCAMEYVGLSVAGPKSRELLQRLVRDELSSNAMPFRAFRRVDVGMVPALVGRVSFTGDLGYEIWVTSEYQRALYDLLTAAGRDLGLRHFGGRALNAMRLEKSFGTWAREYRPIYGPYEAGLGAFISLKKENFIGRSAALEEKESGGKLRLCTFAVEASDADAIGDEPIWHDGKVMGWVTSGGYAHTQGASLALGYVPKEVAGQTTGFEIEIMGGRRKASRLAEPIFDPRGDKMRA, from the coding sequence ATGAAGAGCCACGCACAGGTTGCGGTGATCGGCGGCGGCGTGGTCGGAGTGAGCGTGCTCTACCATCTCACCAAGGCGGGGTGGAAAGATGTCGTGCTGATCGAACGGGCCGAGCTCACCTCCGGCTCGACCTGGCATGCGGCCGGCGGCATGCACACCGTCAATGGCGACCCCAATGTCGCGAAGCTGCAGCAATACACGATCGGGCTCTACAAGGAGATCGAGGAGATCTCCGGCCAGAGCTGCGGCGTCCACATCACCGGCGGCCTGATGCTGGCCGGCACGCAAGAGCGGCTCGACTGGCTGAAGATGACGCAGGCGCGCGGGCGCTATCTCGGCATGCATCTCGACTTCGTGTCGATGCACGAGGCCGAGAAGCTGATGCCGTTGATGGATAAGCGCCATTTCGTCGGCGCGCTCTACGATCCGATCGAAGGCCATGTCGATCCTTCGGGCGTCACGCACGCCTATGCGAAATCCGCCCAGATCGGCGGCGCCGAGATCTACCGCCAGACGCGCGTGACGGACCTTGTGCCGCATGCCGACGGCTCCTGGGAGGTGATCACCGAGAAAGGCAATATCCGCGCCGAGCATGTGGTGAATGCGGGCGGGCTCTGGGCCCGCGAGGTCGGACGCATGGCGGGGCTCGAGCTGCCGATCCTCGCCATGGAACATCAATACCTGATCACCGAGGACATGCCGGAGATCAAGCCCGGCGCCAAGGAGCAGTTGCACGTCATCGATTTCGAAGGTGAGATCTATATGCGCCAGGAGCGCGGCGGCATGCTCATGGGCACCTATGAGCGGGCCGGCGCGCCCTGGAGCGAAACCGTGACGCCCTGGGATTTCGGCCAGGATTTGCTGCCGAACGATCTCGACCGCATCGCCCCTTCGCTCGAGATCGGCTTCGAGCATTTCCCGGCCATCGGCCGCGCCGGCATCAAGCGCGTCATCAACGGCCCCTTCACCTTCGCGCCCGACGGCAATCCGCTGATCGGCCCGGTGCGGGGCTTGCGCAATTTCTGGGTCGCTTGCGGCGTGATGGCGGGCTTCAGCCAGGGCGGCGGCGTGGGTCTCGCACTGGCGAGCTGGATGACCGAGGGTGATCCCGGCGCCGATATCTGGGGCATGGATGTCGCCCGCTACGGCGATTTCGCCACGCTCGCCTACACCAACGCCAAGGTGCGCGAGAATTATTCGCGCCGTTTCCGCATCCGCTTCCCCAACGAGGAGCTGGAGGCGGCGCGCCCCTTCCGCACCACGCCGATCTACGATGCGCTGAAGGCCAGGAACGCCGTTTTCGGCGAATATTGGGGCCTCGAACACGCGCTCTGGTTCGCCCCGCCCGGCACCGAGCCGAAGGAGGAGATCACCTTCAAGCGCTCGAACGCCCATCCGCATGTGGCGGCCGAGGTGAAGGCGGTGCGCCAAGACGTCGGCCTCATCGAGATTTCGAACTACGGCAAGTTCGAGGTGACGGGGCCGGCGGCCGAATCCTGGCTGTCGCGCATCATGGCCAACCGGGTGCCCGAGATCGGGCGGCTGACGCTCACCCCCATGCTCAATGATCGCGGCAAGCTCATCGGCGATTTCACCATGTGCCGGCCGGCCAAGGAGCGTTTCCTGCTGATCGGCACCTATGCGGCCGAGAACCATTACCGGCGCTGGTTCGAGCGCCATCTGCCGCCGACCGGCGTGACCTTGCGCCCCTGCGCCATGGAATATGTCGGCCTCTCCGTCGCCGGACCGAAATCGCGCGAGCTGCTGCAACGCCTGGTGCGCGATGAATTATCATCGAACGCCATGCCGTTCCGCGCCTTCCGGCGCGTGGATGTCGGCATGGTGCCGGCCCTTGTCGGGCGCGTCTCCTTCACCGGCGATCTCGGCTACGAGATCTGGGTGACGAGCGAATATCAGCGCGCCCTCTACGATCTCCTCACGGCGGCAGGCCGCGATCTCGGCTTGAGGCATTTCGGCGGCCGGGCTCTCAACGCCATGCGTTTGGAGAAAAGCTTCGGCACTTGGGCGCGCGAATACCGGCCGATCTACGGACCTTACGAGGCGGGGCTCGGCGCCTTCATCAGCCTGAAGAAGGAGAATTTCATCGGGCGCTCGGCAGCGCTCGAGGAGAAGGAGAGCGGCGGCAAGCTGAGGCTCTGCACCTTCGCGGTCGAGGCAAGCGACGCCGATGCGATCGGCGACGAGCCCATCTGGCATGACGGCAAGGTGATGGGCTGGGTCACCTCGGGCGGCTATGCGCATACGCAAGGAGCCTCGCTCGCGCTCGGTTATGTGCCGAAGGAGGTCGCGGGCCAGACGACGGGTTTCGAGATCGAGATCATGGGCGGGCGCCGCAAAGCTTCTCGTCTCGCCGAGCCGATCTTCGATCCGCGCGGCGACAAGATGCGGGCATGA
- a CDS encoding Acetyltransferase (GNAT) domain-containing protein, whose translation MQWLFEQSSIDWVELSNLYRIAPLGDKKPEALKLAFSNSMYKCFVLDEGALIGAGRAVADGVDCSYLCDVAVHPDFQGRGLGRDIILGLKELSAGHRKIILYANPGKEGFYKKLGFMRMRTAMAIFKDRERAIESGLVEEN comes from the coding sequence ATGCAATGGCTGTTCGAGCAGAGCTCCATCGATTGGGTCGAGCTATCGAATCTCTACCGGATCGCGCCTTTGGGCGACAAGAAACCGGAGGCGTTGAAGCTCGCCTTTTCGAACAGCATGTACAAGTGCTTCGTCCTCGATGAGGGCGCCTTGATCGGCGCAGGGCGCGCAGTGGCGGACGGCGTCGACTGCTCGTACCTCTGCGACGTAGCGGTCCATCCCGACTTCCAGGGCCGAGGCCTGGGCCGCGATATCATCCTCGGGCTCAAGGAATTGTCCGCAGGTCACAGGAAAATCATTCTCTACGCCAATCCGGGCAAGGAGGGGTTTTATAAGAAGCTCGGTTTCATGCGCATGCGCACCGCCATGGCCATCTTCAAGGACCGGGAACGGGCGATCGAGAGCGGTCTGGTCGAGGAGAATTGA
- a CDS encoding N-methylglutamate dehydrogenase subunit B — MRLPCPHCGERDSGEFAYYGDATVKRPDGQGPQEMQAFIDYAYPRDNPAGPHRELWYHVAGCRSWIIVTRDTRSHEVFGAEPARGIAAGGKTS, encoded by the coding sequence ATGCGCCTACCCTGCCCTCATTGCGGCGAGCGCGACAGCGGCGAATTCGCCTATTACGGCGACGCGACCGTGAAGCGCCCGGACGGCCAGGGCCCGCAGGAGATGCAGGCCTTCATCGACTATGCCTATCCGCGCGACAATCCGGCCGGCCCGCATCGCGAGCTGTGGTACCATGTGGCCGGCTGCCGCTCCTGGATCATCGTCACGCGCGACACGCGCAGCCATGAGGTCTTCGGCGCCGAGCCTGCGCGCGGGATCGCCGCCGGAGGCAAGACTTCATGA
- a CDS encoding N-methylglutamate dehydrogenase subunit A precursor encodes MRYSIFQILAQALKGNSGWKPVWREPEPKAEYDVVIVGGGGHGLSSAYYLAKNYGLTNIAVVERGYIGSGNIGRNTTIIRSNYGEPGNIPFYEWSLKLWEGLEQDINYNAMVSQRGVLNLYHSDAQRDAAARRGNAMRLHGVDAELLDAAQVRKLVPNLNFDNARFPIHGGLFQPRGGTVRHDAVAWGYARAADSLGVDILQHREVTGIRIVNGRVAGVETAKGFIRARKVALACAGRSSQVAAMAGLRLPIESHVLQAFVSEGVKPLLNTVVTFGAGHFYVSQSDKGGLVFGGNIDGYNSYAQRGNLPVIEEVMEEAVAMFPGLGRLRVLRHWGGVMDMSMDGSPIIDKTPIEGLYLNCGWCIGGFKATPASGWCFAHVIAEDKPHPAAAAMRLDRFATGRLINESGTGAQPNLH; translated from the coding sequence TTGCGTTACTCGATATTTCAGATCCTCGCCCAGGCCCTCAAGGGCAATAGCGGCTGGAAGCCGGTCTGGCGCGAGCCGGAACCCAAGGCCGAATACGACGTCGTCATCGTCGGTGGAGGCGGGCACGGCCTGTCGAGCGCCTATTACCTCGCCAAGAATTACGGCCTGACCAATATCGCGGTTGTCGAGCGCGGCTATATCGGCTCCGGCAATATCGGGCGCAACACCACCATCATCCGCTCGAATTACGGGGAGCCCGGCAACATCCCCTTCTACGAATGGTCGCTGAAGCTCTGGGAGGGGCTGGAGCAGGACATCAACTACAACGCCATGGTGAGCCAGCGCGGCGTCCTGAACCTCTATCATTCGGATGCGCAGCGCGACGCCGCCGCCAGGCGCGGCAATGCCATGCGGCTGCACGGCGTCGATGCGGAGCTGCTCGACGCTGCGCAGGTGCGCAAGCTGGTGCCGAACCTCAATTTCGACAATGCGCGCTTTCCCATCCATGGTGGCCTGTTCCAGCCGCGCGGCGGCACGGTGCGCCACGACGCCGTCGCCTGGGGCTATGCACGTGCCGCCGACAGCCTCGGCGTCGATATCCTGCAGCATCGCGAAGTCACCGGCATCCGTATCGTCAATGGGCGGGTCGCCGGCGTCGAGACCGCCAAGGGCTTCATTCGGGCGAGGAAAGTCGCGCTCGCCTGCGCCGGACGCTCCTCGCAGGTCGCCGCCATGGCGGGCCTGAGATTGCCGATCGAGAGCCATGTGCTGCAGGCTTTCGTCTCGGAAGGCGTCAAGCCGCTGCTCAACACGGTGGTCACCTTCGGGGCCGGGCATTTTTATGTCAGCCAGTCGGACAAGGGCGGCCTGGTCTTCGGCGGCAATATCGACGGCTACAATTCCTACGCCCAACGCGGCAATCTGCCGGTGATCGAGGAGGTGATGGAGGAGGCGGTCGCGATGTTCCCGGGGCTCGGGCGCCTGCGCGTCCTGCGCCATTGGGGCGGCGTGATGGACATGTCGATGGACGGCTCGCCGATCATCGACAAGACGCCGATCGAAGGCCTCTATTTGAATTGCGGCTGGTGCATCGGCGGCTTCAAGGCGACGCCGGCCTCGGGCTGGTGTTTCGCTCATGTGATCGCCGAGGACAAACCGCATCCGGCCGCGGCCGCGATGCGGCTCGACCGCTTCGCGACCGGCCGGCTGATCAATGAGAGCGGCACCGGCGCTCAACCGAATCTGCATTAG
- a CDS encoding N-methylglutamate dehydrogenase subunit D, producing the protein MADLSVAPLALAPRSALADILVLGRHGRSDGPPGIIVSERGALCLASLITRKGQADTLAALMKSAYGLDLPTAGRSTGGLMPDGRSIRFLSAGPGQFLAIAEGAADFATELMTTLGRRAMIADQGDGRCVLRVGGPKARNVLAKGFTIDLHPRVFKPGDTALTQAAHIGVQLWQLDAAPTYEIAFFRSLAASFWSWLTASAAEFGYEVVPDKS; encoded by the coding sequence GTGGCTGATCTCTCCGTGGCTCCCTTGGCGCTCGCTCCACGCTCGGCGCTCGCCGACATCCTGGTTCTCGGCCGGCATGGCCGATCGGATGGACCACCCGGCATTATCGTCAGCGAGCGCGGCGCTCTGTGCCTTGCGAGCCTCATCACCCGCAAGGGGCAGGCGGACACGCTGGCCGCCCTGATGAAGAGCGCCTATGGGCTCGATCTGCCCACTGCCGGACGCTCGACCGGCGGGTTGATGCCGGATGGCCGCTCCATCCGCTTCCTTTCGGCCGGTCCTGGTCAATTCCTGGCGATCGCGGAAGGCGCGGCGGATTTCGCAACCGAGCTGATGACGACGCTCGGCCGGCGCGCCATGATCGCCGATCAGGGCGATGGGCGCTGCGTGCTGCGCGTCGGCGGCCCGAAGGCGCGCAACGTGCTCGCCAAGGGCTTCACGATCGACCTGCATCCGCGTGTCTTCAAGCCTGGCGACACCGCACTCACCCAGGCAGCCCATATCGGCGTCCAGCTCTGGCAGCTCGACGCGGCGCCGACTTATGAGATCGCCTTCTTCCGCTCGCTCGCCGCAAGCTTCTGGTCATGGCTCACCGCGTCCGCGGCGGAGTTCGGCTACGAGGTCGTGCCGGACAAATCGTAG
- a CDS encoding NADPH2:quinone reductase, which produces MRAILCRELGGSESLELAEIASPSPGPGEVLVRVKAVGLNFFDTLMLAGKYQFRPELPFSPGAECAGTVEALGEGVSGWEVGDRVASFPGYNCCREEIVVRADRLLKVPDRISDEQAAGLVVTYGTSLHALKDRARLRHGETLAVLGAAGGVGLAAVEIGRAMGARVIACASSADKLALASQHGAEMTLDYTAEDVKEGLRRLTGGRGADVIYDPVGGDLAEPALRAIAWQGRYLVVGFAAGPIPKIPLNLALLKGCDIQGVFWGSFIERDPAAHRANMAQIFAWTAEGKLSAHVHAVFPLEQTTQALGVLSRREAKGKVLVKV; this is translated from the coding sequence ATGAGAGCCATTTTGTGCCGCGAGCTTGGCGGGTCCGAGAGCCTGGAGCTTGCCGAGATCGCGTCGCCGAGCCCCGGCCCGGGCGAGGTGCTGGTCCGCGTGAAGGCCGTCGGCCTTAATTTCTTCGATACGCTGATGCTCGCCGGCAAATACCAGTTCCGCCCCGAGCTGCCCTTCTCGCCGGGTGCCGAATGCGCCGGCACCGTCGAGGCGCTCGGCGAAGGCGTGTCGGGATGGGAGGTCGGCGACCGGGTCGCATCGTTCCCGGGCTATAATTGCTGCCGCGAAGAGATCGTGGTCCGCGCCGACCGCCTGCTGAAAGTCCCGGACCGCATCAGCGACGAGCAGGCGGCAGGCCTCGTCGTGACTTACGGCACCTCGTTGCACGCCCTCAAGGACAGGGCCCGCCTGCGGCATGGCGAGACGCTCGCGGTGCTGGGTGCGGCGGGCGGCGTCGGGCTCGCCGCTGTCGAGATCGGGCGCGCCATGGGAGCGCGCGTCATTGCTTGCGCCTCCTCGGCCGACAAGCTCGCGCTTGCCAGCCAGCACGGCGCCGAGATGACGCTCGATTACACTGCCGAGGATGTGAAGGAAGGGCTGCGCCGCCTCACCGGCGGGCGCGGCGCCGACGTCATCTATGATCCGGTCGGCGGGGACCTCGCCGAGCCGGCGCTCCGCGCGATCGCCTGGCAGGGACGCTATCTCGTGGTCGGCTTCGCGGCGGGCCCCATCCCGAAGATCCCGCTCAACCTCGCCCTCCTCAAGGGCTGTGATATCCAGGGCGTCTTCTGGGGCTCCTTCATCGAACGCGATCCGGCGGCGCATCGCGCCAATATGGCGCAGATCTTCGCCTGGACCGCGGAGGGCAAGCTGTCGGCCCATGTGCATGCGGTTTTCCCGCTCGAACAGACGACGCAGGCGCTCGGTGTGCTTTCCCGGCGTGAGGCCAAGGGCAAGGTGCTCGTCAAGGTTTGA
- a CDS encoding histidine ammonia-lyase, translating to MRTPGPAVIVLGTHPCGIADIVAVARGDARVEIAPEAHAKLERARLSIEAAAARGDKVYGLTTGLGAAVDTALEPEDLAAFQRRALAARMVGVGAALPREAVRAMLFARLAGLVQGASGISPPIAQAIAALLNAGVTPVVPSLGSIGAADLAPLAHGFSVLVGDGEAEFGGRVMAGGAALAAAGLAPIALGAKDALALINSNAASVGPAALAVADAEMTFDAALAGLGLGLEAFRGNLSPFDPRAVALRPTPHLAETAARLRALMAGSELERAGAARRVQDPLSFRSGAHILSALAAALASTREAVETELGGAGDNPAIVDEEGAILSTAGFEVTHLALAFETLGLALAQAAGASFWRLVKLMSPAASDLPRFLTPRGASRTGFATVQKTAAALEAEIRRLAQPAMLFAHPVADGVEDMASMAPRSVAKAETALEHMSRLLAIELMVAAQALDLQTAPNIAPAIAAIHAKIRAVIPRLDEDRPTGRDIEALATEIRAGKLALT from the coding sequence ATGAGGACTCCGGGACCCGCCGTGATCGTTCTCGGCACGCACCCCTGTGGCATTGCCGACATCGTAGCCGTGGCCCGCGGCGACGCACGAGTCGAAATCGCGCCCGAAGCCCATGCGAAGCTCGAAAGGGCGAGGCTTTCGATCGAGGCAGCAGCCGCCCGCGGCGACAAGGTCTACGGCCTGACGACCGGGCTCGGGGCCGCGGTCGATACCGCGCTCGAGCCCGAGGATCTCGCGGCCTTCCAGCGCCGCGCGCTCGCGGCCCGCATGGTCGGTGTCGGAGCAGCGCTGCCGCGGGAAGCCGTACGCGCCATGCTGTTCGCGAGACTCGCCGGGCTCGTGCAGGGCGCTTCGGGCATCTCGCCCCCGATCGCGCAGGCGATCGCCGCCCTCCTCAATGCCGGCGTGACGCCGGTCGTGCCCTCATTGGGCTCGATCGGAGCTGCCGATCTCGCCCCGCTGGCGCATGGCTTTTCGGTGCTGGTCGGGGACGGCGAGGCCGAGTTCGGTGGTCGCGTCATGGCGGGCGGCGCGGCGCTCGCGGCCGCCGGTCTCGCCCCGATCGCACTCGGGGCAAAGGATGCACTGGCGCTGATCAACTCCAACGCCGCCTCGGTCGGCCCGGCGGCGCTTGCCGTCGCCGATGCCGAGATGACCTTCGACGCAGCGCTTGCCGGCCTCGGGCTCGGCCTCGAGGCCTTTCGCGGCAATCTCAGCCCCTTCGATCCGCGGGCCGTGGCGCTGAGACCGACGCCGCATCTCGCCGAGACGGCGGCGCGCCTGAGGGCCCTCATGGCCGGCTCGGAGCTCGAACGCGCTGGCGCCGCGCGGCGCGTGCAGGACCCACTCTCCTTCCGCTCCGGGGCCCATATCCTCTCGGCCTTGGCGGCGGCGCTCGCCAGCACGCGAGAGGCTGTCGAGACCGAGCTCGGCGGGGCGGGCGACAATCCGGCAATCGTGGACGAAGAGGGCGCCATCCTGTCGACGGCGGGTTTCGAGGTGACGCATCTCGCGCTTGCCTTCGAGACACTGGGGCTGGCTCTGGCGCAGGCCGCAGGTGCGAGCTTCTGGCGCCTCGTCAAGCTGATGAGCCCCGCCGCGAGCGACCTGCCGCGCTTCCTCACGCCGCGCGGCGCGAGCCGCACCGGCTTTGCCACGGTGCAGAAGACGGCGGCGGCGCTCGAGGCCGAGATCCGGCGCCTCGCCCAACCGGCCATGCTGTTTGCCCATCCGGTCGCTGACGGCGTCGAGGACATGGCGTCGATGGCGCCGCGCAGCGTGGCGAAGGCAGAAACGGCACTCGAGCATATGAGCCGCCTCCTGGCGATCGAGCTGATGGTCGCGGCGCAGGCACTCGATCTGCAAACAGCGCCGAACATCGCACCCGCGATCGCCGCCATCCACGCCAAGATCAGGGCCGTCATTCCCCGCCTCGACGAGGACCGCCCCACAGGCCGCGATATCGAGGCGCTGGCGACGGAAATCCGCGCCGGGAAGCTCGCTCTCACCTGA
- a CDS encoding N-methylglutamate dehydrogenase subunit C: protein MTASSDGVEEQAAQADGAEGRAPGASQPFRRAAGGLIDRSRTLSFTFDGRRLGGHPGDTLASALIANGVRLVGRSFKYHRPRGILSAGPEEPNALVELRSGARREPNTRATLVDLYDGLEARSQNRWPSLAFDLMAVNSILSPVLGAGFYYKTFMWPASFWEKVYEPLIRRAAGLGRAPDGVDPDHYEKAHAFCDVLVIGAGPAGLMAALSAARSGARVILCEEDSRLGGSLLGERRSIGDEAGAGYAARIEAELASLPDVRVMRRTTVFGVYDHGVYGALERVNDHLAVPPPFEPRQRAWRITAKRCVLAAGAIERPLVFGDNDRPGVMLAGAVRHYVNRFAALPGRRAVVFANNDEAARSIADLAAAGIEVAALVDPRPEIAPATRAAAQSAGVEIITGVVRQALGRQSVRAVEIAAADGRTRRIACDLVAMSGGFSPSLHLSTHLGARPVWNETIAAFVPGAAPPGMAVAGAAIGQFSLADCLAAGAQAGAEAASAAGFQTQATAIPGVEPEAFGLVPLWRVRGHKGKAFIDFQNDVSDTDVELAEREGFRSVEHLKRYTTLGMATDQGKTANVNGLALMAEITERGIAQTGTTTFRPPFTPVTIGALAGHARGKEHRPTRFAPSHRWAAEQSAVFVESGLWLRAQYFPKQGDRGWFDACNREVNAVRSRVGLCDVSTLGKIDIQGADAAEFLERLYCNSWKSLAVGKVRYGLMLREDGFVFDDGTCARLGPDHYLMTTTTANAGAVMQHLDFCHQVLWPGLDVGFVSVTEQWAQYAVAGPRSRELLQAIIDPAHDLSNGAFPYMACGEVSLLGGLKARLFRISFSGELAYELGVPCRYGDAVIRALMEAGRTFDAVPYGLEALNVMRIEKGHAAGGELNGHTTARDLGLKRMMAMGKDFIGRALSQREALLEPDRPSLIGFKPVDPSARLTAGAHFIPLGAAATAENDEGYMTSVAYSPTLNSAIGLGLLKRGSERIGEVVRAYDPLRGTDVRVEIRPCCFLDPEGTRLRG, encoded by the coding sequence ATGACCGCCTCGAGCGACGGTGTCGAAGAGCAAGCCGCGCAGGCCGACGGCGCGGAGGGGCGCGCGCCCGGCGCCTCTCAGCCGTTCCGGCGCGCCGCTGGCGGACTGATCGACCGCAGCAGGACCCTCTCTTTCACTTTCGACGGTCGCCGGCTCGGCGGTCATCCGGGCGACACGCTGGCCTCGGCCCTGATCGCCAATGGCGTCAGGCTCGTCGGGCGCTCGTTCAAATACCACCGGCCGCGCGGCATCCTCTCGGCCGGGCCGGAGGAGCCGAACGCCCTCGTCGAATTGCGCAGCGGCGCCAGGCGCGAGCCCAATACGCGAGCGACGCTGGTCGATCTCTATGACGGCCTCGAAGCCAGGAGCCAGAATCGCTGGCCCTCGCTCGCCTTCGACCTGATGGCGGTGAACTCGATCCTCTCGCCAGTCCTCGGCGCCGGGTTCTACTACAAGACCTTCATGTGGCCTGCCTCCTTCTGGGAGAAGGTCTATGAGCCGCTGATCCGGCGCGCCGCGGGTCTTGGGCGGGCGCCGGACGGCGTCGACCCCGACCATTACGAGAAGGCGCATGCCTTCTGCGACGTGCTGGTGATCGGCGCCGGGCCGGCCGGCCTGATGGCGGCGCTCTCCGCGGCGCGCTCGGGCGCGCGCGTCATCCTGTGCGAGGAAGATTCCCGCCTCGGCGGCAGCCTGCTCGGCGAGCGCCGCTCGATCGGCGACGAGGCGGGCGCCGGATACGCTGCCCGCATCGAGGCCGAGCTCGCCAGCCTGCCGGATGTCCGCGTGATGCGGCGCACCACGGTGTTCGGCGTCTACGATCATGGCGTCTACGGGGCGCTCGAACGGGTCAACGATCATCTCGCCGTGCCGCCACCTTTCGAGCCGCGCCAACGCGCCTGGCGCATCACGGCGAAACGCTGCGTGCTGGCGGCCGGCGCCATCGAGCGCCCGCTGGTGTTCGGCGACAATGACCGGCCGGGCGTGATGCTGGCCGGCGCGGTGAGACATTATGTCAACCGCTTCGCCGCCCTGCCGGGACGGCGCGCCGTGGTGTTCGCTAATAATGACGAGGCGGCGCGCAGCATCGCCGATCTTGCGGCTGCCGGCATCGAGGTCGCGGCGCTGGTCGATCCGCGCCCCGAGATCGCGCCCGCGACGCGCGCGGCCGCGCAATCGGCCGGGGTCGAGATCATCACCGGCGTGGTGAGGCAGGCGCTCGGGCGTCAAAGCGTGCGCGCCGTCGAGATCGCCGCGGCGGATGGGCGGACGCGACGCATCGCCTGCGATCTCGTCGCCATGTCGGGCGGCTTCAGCCCGAGCCTGCATCTCTCGACCCATCTCGGTGCGAGGCCCGTCTGGAACGAGACGATCGCGGCCTTCGTTCCGGGCGCGGCCCCGCCCGGGATGGCAGTCGCCGGCGCCGCCATCGGCCAATTCAGCCTCGCCGACTGCCTCGCGGCCGGCGCGCAAGCCGGAGCGGAAGCTGCGAGCGCCGCAGGCTTCCAGACGCAGGCGACCGCCATCCCGGGGGTCGAGCCCGAGGCTTTCGGCCTCGTGCCGCTCTGGCGGGTACGCGGGCATAAGGGCAAGGCCTTCATCGATTTCCAGAACGATGTGAGCGATACCGATGTCGAGCTCGCCGAGCGCGAAGGTTTCCGCTCGGTCGAGCATCTGAAGCGCTACACCACCCTCGGCATGGCGACCGACCAGGGCAAGACCGCCAATGTCAATGGCCTCGCCCTGATGGCCGAGATCACCGAGCGCGGCATCGCCCAGACCGGCACCACGACCTTCCGCCCGCCTTTCACGCCCGTGACCATCGGTGCGCTAGCGGGTCATGCACGTGGCAAGGAGCACCGCCCGACACGATTTGCGCCCTCGCATCGTTGGGCCGCAGAGCAAAGCGCCGTCTTCGTCGAATCCGGGCTGTGGCTGCGGGCCCAATATTTCCCAAAACAGGGCGATCGCGGCTGGTTCGACGCCTGCAATCGCGAGGTCAATGCGGTGCGCTCGCGTGTCGGCCTCTGCGACGTCTCGACTCTCGGCAAGATCGACATCCAAGGCGCCGACGCCGCCGAATTCCTGGAGCGTCTCTACTGCAACAGCTGGAAAAGCCTCGCGGTCGGCAAGGTGCGCTACGGGCTGATGCTGCGCGAGGACGGCTTCGTCTTCGATGACGGCACCTGCGCTCGGCTCGGCCCGGACCATTATCTGATGACCACGACGACCGCCAATGCGGGCGCTGTCATGCAGCATCTCGATTTCTGCCACCAGGTGCTCTGGCCTGGCCTCGATGTCGGCTTCGTCTCGGTGACCGAGCAATGGGCGCAATATGCGGTCGCCGGGCCGCGCTCGCGCGAGCTGCTGCAGGCGATCATCGATCCCGCGCATGATCTGTCGAACGGCGCCTTCCCCTATATGGCGTGCGGTGAGGTGAGCCTGCTCGGCGGCCTTAAGGCGCGGCTGTTCCGCATCTCCTTCTCGGGCGAGCTCGCCTATGAGCTCGGCGTCCCTTGCCGCTATGGCGACGCGGTGATCCGGGCGCTGATGGAGGCTGGCCGGACCTTCGACGCAGTGCCCTATGGACTCGAAGCCTTGAACGTCATGCGCATCGAGAAGGGCCATGCGGCGGGCGGCGAACTCAATGGCCATACGACGGCACGCGATCTCGGCCTCAAGCGCATGATGGCGATGGGCAAGGATTTCATCGGCCGCGCCCTGTCGCAGCGCGAGGCGCTGCTCGAGCCGGACCGGCCTTCGCTCATCGGCTTCAAGCCCGTCGACCCGAGCGCCAGGCTCACGGCGGGCGCGCATTTCATCCCGCTCGGCGCAGCGGCGACGGCCGAGAATGACGAGGGCTATATGACCTCGGTCGCCTACTCGCCGACCCTCAACAGCGCGATCGGGCTTGGCCTCCTGAAGCGCGGCTCCGAGCGCATCGGCGAGGTGGTGCGCGCCTATGATCCGCTGCGTGGCACCGATGTGCGCGTCGAGATCCGGCCTTGCTGTTTCCTCGATCCGGAAGGGACAAGGCTCCGTGGCTGA